In the Anaerolineae bacterium genome, AAGCAATCAGGTCCAGCCGCCGGCCGATTTTCTGTTCCGTCCAACGAATCTCGTGATACACACGCACCTCCACTGACAGCCGCCGGGGATCGCCTGCCGGCGCCTGAGCGAATGAAGATCAACAGGGGCGTAACCGCCCACCAGAACCACAGGTAGAACCCGGCCTGCCCCGCGGCAGCGCCACATCCGGAAGCCTGACAGGATCGGTAATTGACACCTCATCAGGAGCATACGACAGCAAAAAGCCGGTCGACTCCCCGGCTGCCTAGGTAAGGCTGATACTGCGATTATGCCTTTCCCACCACCAAAATGCCAGCCCGGAACGGCGACCGACAGCGCTGACACGCGCCGCCATCACCCCCACAGATCGGCCAGGAAGCGCAGTTGTTCCAGCTGGTGATGAGCACCCCCGCCCTCGTGGTTATTGTATGACCAGATGCGGATGTCCTTTTCGCCGGCGTAGTAGTTGTAGGCGGCAAAGACGGTGCTGGGCGGGCAGATGTCGTCCATTAGACCGACAGAGAAGAGCGCCCTGGCGCGGGCGCGAACGGCGAAATTCACACCGTCAAAGTAAGACAGGGTATTGAAGACCGTGTCCACCTTGTCGCGGTGAATCTTGCAGTAGCGTGTGATCTCTGCGTACGGATCGGTGTCCACCAGTTCGGTAGCGCGCCGGTAGTGGCACAGGAACGGCACATCGGGCATGGCAACAGCCACCACATCCGGGATCAGGCCGCTGACCGCCAGCGCGATTCCTCCGCCCTGGCTGCCGCCTGCTACGGCGATCCGCCTGGCATCCACCAGCGGGTGGCTGAGCGCCGTTTCAACCGCCCGCACGGCGTCCACAAAAACGCGCCGGTAGTAGTACGTCACCGGGTCGAGAATGCCCTGCGTCATGAAGCCAGGATGGAAAGGGTTGGCCCCGGCGGTAGGCAGGTCGGGCGTGTCACCATGACGCCAGGTACTGCCCTGCCCGCGGGTATCCATGACCAGGTGAGCGTACCCGGCGCAGGACCAGACCAGCCAGTCCAGGGGATAGCTGCGCCCGCCGCCATAACCGATATACTGCACCACGCAAGGCAGCGGCCCGGTCGCCCCATGCGGCACCATGAACCAACCGCGCACCGACTGGCCATCATAACCAGCGAAGGTGACATCGTAGCAATCGATCGTCTTGAGCTTGAAGTCCGCCGGCTCGAACTGCGCCGCCAGCGGATGCGCCCGCGCTTCCGCCAGCGACTGCGCCCAGAAGGCATCAAAATCGGCCGGTTCCCGGCGCTCTGGCCGATACGTGCGCAACTGCTCCAGAGGCAAATCAAACAGAGGCATGATTCCCTTCCTGAGAGGTGGAATTCCGGCGCAAAAAGCCGGCCCAATCATAACACAGCCGCCCCCGGCGCGGGGTATAATCACGCGCGTTTGGAGAACCGCCCTGCCTGAAAAGGAAGACTTCCGTGACCCTTACTGACCGGGCAACCGGCACCGTGGATGTTCCTTTGCCCAGTATCGATCCTGAACTGATCAGCGCTGATTATCTCGCCTGGGCGCGGCAGATGGGAACCCGTCTGGCCGCGCGCAGCGGGTGCTATAACCTGTTCAGCAGCGCCGTCCGGGAGCCGCTCGACCTGCTGATGACCGATCTGCAGGCCATTGGCTGGGCCGTTTTACAGGAACGCGCCAATCGGACATCTTCCTGGGGTCATCCTGATCTCATCAGCGGTATCCAGCGTCATTACGGCATTCACGATCCGGCGCGCATCCTGATCACCAGTGGCGCATCCATGGCCTTCGTGCTGGCGGCGCTGGCGCTGGTGGAACCGGGGGAACATGCGCTGCTCGAATCGCCAGTTTATCAGCCCTTCCGGACGGTGTTGCTCCGCCGGGGGGCGCACATCTCCCACTTCACCCGCGACGCCGCCAGTGGTCAGCCTGACCTGGCCATGCTGGAAACGCTGATCCGGCCCGAAACGCGCCTGATTGTGCTGACCAACCTTCACAACCCCGGCGGTACGCGGCTGGACGATGCGATGCTGCAACAGATCGCGGCCATCGCCGACCGCACCGGCGCGACCATCGTCACCGACGAGGTCTTTCATGATCTCGCGCCGGATGGCCCCGGTTACAGCCGGACGGCGGCCCTGCTGGCGGACAACATCGTCAGTATCAGCAGCCTGTCCAAAGCCTACGGGCTGGGGCGGCTGCGCGTCGGCTGGATGATCGCCGCGCCGCCGATCATGGCTCGCCTGCAGGAAGTGCACGTCACGTTTGAAACCAGCCTCTCGTCGCTGGACCAGGCGGCGGCGTCAGTCGTCTTTGACAACCTGCCGCGCTACCGCCAGCACGGCCAGGAAGCTGTCGCCATGAATCGCCCGGCTGTCCTCCGTTTTGCCGCGGAGATGATCGCCGCTGGCCGTCTGGAGGGGGCGGTGCCGCCGTATGGCTGCGTGTGGTTCCCTCGCCTGTGCGGGTTAGCGGAGAGCGACGCGCTGGTGGAACACCTGCGAGAACACTGCGGAGTCGCGGTCGTGCCGGGGCGATACTTTGGCGCGCCAGCCCACATCCGGTTGGGCTTCGGCGGCGACCCGGCGCAGGTCAGCGCGGGGTTGGCGCGGCTGGCCGAGGCGCTACTGGCGCTACCCGGCGGCCAGCCCTGCCCGTAGCAACCAGCGCGAATCTACTGCGCCCCACTCCTCAGCATGGGGACAACCGCGTTGGCAGCGGGCATGATCGCGATCCGCGCGGAAGCCGGCAGCTCCGCCAGCGCCGCGTCAACAGCGGCCTGCAGACTCTCCGCCGGCGTTAGCAGCAGGGCGCGGACGGCCTCCGGCGGCATATCCGAGACCAGCCGCACGTTGACACGCACCGCATCCCGCGCAACCAGATAGGCCTTGTGCTTGCCGATCTGAAACTCCTCGCGGGCGAAACGCTCCAGGACTTCCTGCATGGAAGAGACCTGTCCGTCGCTCATGAATCGCTCAAAAACGGCGCTGCCTGCTCCCTCCGGGCAGGCCGCCACCAGGATCACTGTACCGCCATCGCGGGCCACCATCGCCGCCGGGACTAGCGCCTTCTGTGCCTGGTAGAAGTTGATGTCTTTGGGTGCGCCGCCAGAACTGGCGATGACCAGATCATACGGGGCGGCGACAGGCGTGACAGCGATTTCGCGCACCAGCGGAATGCCCGCCTGCATCACCGCCAGCGGGTCCCCGGCGATCGCTTTGACGATGGTCTTGCGCCCGTTGAGGATAGCGTTGAGGGCGAAGTGTACACCGATCATCTGCCCGATCTCTTCCACATCCATGCGCAGCGGATTTTCCTCGTAGC is a window encoding:
- a CDS encoding prolyl oligopeptidase family serine peptidase yields the protein MPLFDLPLEQLRTYRPERREPADFDAFWAQSLAEARAHPLAAQFEPADFKLKTIDCYDVTFAGYDGQSVRGWFMVPHGATGPLPCVVQYIGYGGGRSYPLDWLVWSCAGYAHLVMDTRGQGSTWRHGDTPDLPTAGANPFHPGFMTQGILDPVTYYYRRVFVDAVRAVETALSHPLVDARRIAVAGGSQGGGIALAVSGLIPDVVAVAMPDVPFLCHYRRATELVDTDPYAEITRYCKIHRDKVDTVFNTLSYFDGVNFAVRARARALFSVGLMDDICPPSTVFAAYNYYAGEKDIRIWSYNNHEGGGAHHQLEQLRFLADLWG
- a CDS encoding pyridoxal phosphate-dependent aminotransferase; the protein is MTLTDRATGTVDVPLPSIDPELISADYLAWARQMGTRLAARSGCYNLFSSAVREPLDLLMTDLQAIGWAVLQERANRTSSWGHPDLISGIQRHYGIHDPARILITSGASMAFVLAALALVEPGEHALLESPVYQPFRTVLLRRGAHISHFTRDAASGQPDLAMLETLIRPETRLIVLTNLHNPGGTRLDDAMLQQIAAIADRTGATIVTDEVFHDLAPDGPGYSRTAALLADNIVSISSLSKAYGLGRLRVGWMIAAPPIMARLQEVHVTFETSLSSLDQAAASVVFDNLPRYRQHGQEAVAMNRPAVLRFAAEMIAAGRLEGAVPPYGCVWFPRLCGLAESDALVEHLREHCGVAVVPGRYFGAPAHIRLGFGGDPAQVSAGLARLAEALLALPGGQPCP
- the larA gene encoding nickel-dependent lactate racemase, whose amino-acid sequence is MTREFSIPYGRTTLHFTIPEAYAQVDVITAADVPGAADPLAMVIRALDEPVGGVSLQSFAGARSAAIAVNDKTRPVPHEYLLPPLLERLEALGLPPEAITLVIANGTHTPMPPEEYERVVPPAILARYPVISHDCDDREAMVYLGKTSRGTPVWVNRRYREADLRLVVGNIEPHMFMGFSGGVKSAAVGVSARETIAHNHKMLTLPGARMNCYEENPLRMDVEEIGQMIGVHFALNAILNGRKTIVKAIAGDPLAVMQAGIPLVREIAVTPVAAPYDLVIASSGGAPKDINFYQAQKALVPAAMVARDGGTVILVAACPEGAGSAVFERFMSDGQVSSMQEVLERFAREEFQIGKHKAYLVARDAVRVNVRLVSDMPPEAVRALLLTPAESLQAAVDAALAELPASARIAIMPAANAVVPMLRSGAQ